One part of the Rutidosis leptorrhynchoides isolate AG116_Rl617_1_P2 chromosome 1, CSIRO_AGI_Rlap_v1, whole genome shotgun sequence genome encodes these proteins:
- the LOC139899673 gene encoding uncharacterized protein yields MQRHKARQSLEVAPTTEKSATHIANHPFPEATVIPLILGSYDGLSDPDDFLQRFEGTSRTHNWGDAVACHMLPIVLQGVARECLRARRRTHVECHDIKQKPKESLSEVIDTYTKEVAKIPDLPESQKVLGFIHCLDTEKHMSLWQRLRRKFPQTFAKAIKEAHDYMRAQEDIMFNNSRGGGSYKSKGAHDDNYAIIKDLSKTPKEILATEPVCKTFEALAPLPDYRKKDKTKFCDFHDDFGHEINKCRQLIEKVVAELKRGRLQHLKKSAKTEGNKSRQEKGYPWKKRSKSKAKEAEKNHKHGNK; encoded by the exons ATGCAAAGGCATAAAGCAAGGCAATCTCTAGAGGTGGCTCCCACCACAGAAAAGTCCGCCACACACATAGCGAATCATCCGTTTCCAGAAGCAACTGTAATACCGTTAATATTAGGAAGCTATGACGGGTTGTCAGATCCTGATGACTTCCTACAAAGGTTTGAAGGAACTTCAAGAACCCATAATTGGGGAGATGCGGTAGCATGTCATATGTTACCAATTGTGCTGCAGGGAGTAGCACGGGAATG TCTGCGTGCACGAAGAAGAACGCACGTAGAATGTCACGACATCAAACAGAAACCCAAAGAATCTTTGAGCGAGGTTATTGATACGTACACAAAGGAGGTGGCTAAAATACCAGATCTACCAGAAAGCCAAAAGGTGTTAGGATTTATACACTGCCTCGATACAGAAAAACACATGTCCTTGTGGCAGAGGTTGCGAAGGAAATTTCCGCAAACATTTGCGAAAGCAATAAAAGAAGCACATGATTACATGCGAGCGCAAGAAGATATAAT GTTCAATAATAGTAGAGGAGGAGGCAGTTATAAAAGTAAGGGCGCTCATGATGACAATTATGCAATCATAAAAGACCTCAGCAAAACGCCAAAGGAAATATTAGCTACTGAGCCAGTGTGTAAAACTTTCGAAGCCCTTGCACCGCTACCCGATTACAGGAAGAAAGATAAAACCAAATTTTGTGACTTTCATGATGACTTTGGCCACGAAATTAACAAATGTAGGCAGTTAATCGAAAAGGTGGTTGCGGAGCTAAAAAGGGGAAGGTTGCAGCACTTAAAGAAATCAGCTAAAACGGAGGGCAATAAGTCAAGACAGGAAAAAGGATACCCGTGGAAGAAGAGAAGCAAGTCAAAAGCAAAAGAGGCAGAAAAAAACCATAAACATGGTAATAAGTGA